A genomic window from Denticeps clupeoides chromosome 11, fDenClu1.1, whole genome shotgun sequence includes:
- the LOC114799972 gene encoding transcription termination factor 1-like encodes MADVSHKRKKKKQHHLNEENPIVELEPGWPNDAENIKMKRKKKKESSEDKFEISSTEDQVKEKKKRGKKNNDYEDLSGALKTNADTGEQQKKGTENRDKEKKKQQQNVVEGNPAGTLVLETNTSSVIERRKKRHSDQHFDKRAGDNDPESEPRMKKTKRTSERLGNQTLSEMPQPQKTKAQHDKCISGRPPKRPEKERTSDPNENEDMSQMDRISEADRNELKEFVPNLETVYAVTLQKMVLYDLPRYREFKRAGIRLRSGRFTVEENQRLIQNVDDFLALTGIDRGDKIFFPNRFKDEMENIKKLKRQHKFLLYIANGIPRTWSMVYIRGKKIYDVENYRGRFTTDEVKEMTKLHTMHGNNWAKIGELIGRSKYSVQKRFFQIAKNNGSWSQEEMNRLLIAVQDHLKRQTNSSSQEGTISRQKLYTKLPWYRIAQDVDTRSWSQCREKWMNYLQKKLSVNDGLTTRDDDKFLQGKIDLIKGLYSLEIEDAADIPWHEFVHLFGGTHPDYVQLRFHTLKTSHVPYWQTSSFSEVIDFLYNNTLPKFEQEIKGILPDSEVEKLQVKTVYSLSEIFDTL; translated from the exons ATGGCAGACGTTTcacacaaaaggaaaaagaagaagcagCACCATTTAAATGAGGAAAATCCTATTGTGGAGTTAGAGCCTGGATGGCCCAATGATGCAGAAAATAtcaagatgaaaagaaagaaaaaaaaagaatcgtcTGAAGATAAGTTCGAAATCAGCTCAACTGAAGATCAGgtcaaggagaagaagaaaaggggaaaaaagaataaTGATTATGAGGACCTCAGTGGAGCCCTGAAAACAAATGCAGACACTGGAGAACAACAGAAGAAGGGAACCGAAAATCGGGAcaaggagaaaaagaagcagcagCAAAACGTGGTTGAGGGAAACCCTGCTGGAACATTGGTGCTGGAAACCAACACTAGTTCAGTGAttgagaggaggaagaaaagacaTTCTGACCAGCATTTTGACAAAAGAGCTGGTGACAACGACCCAGAGAGTGAACCAAGGATGAAGAAAACAAAGAGAACCTCTGAGAGACTGGGCAACCAAACTCTAAGTGAAATGCCCCAgccccaaaaaacaaaagcacaacatGATAAATGTATCTCAGGAAGACCACCAAAACGACCAGAGAAAGAGCGAACATCAGATCCGAATGAAAACGAGGACATGTCGCAAATGGATAGAATCAGTGAAGCGGACAGAAATGAGCTAAAAGAGTTTGTACCTAATTTGGAAACAGTCTACGCAGTCACACTTCAAAAAATGGTACTATATGATCTGCCCAGATATAGGGAGTTCAAACGTGCAG GCATTCGTCTTCGATCTGGAAGGTTTACAGTTGAGGAGAACCAACGTTTAATTCAGAACGTCGACGACTTCTTAGCCCTTACAGGAATTGACAGAGGTGACAAGATCTTCTTTCCAAACCGCTTCAAAGATGAGATGGAGAATATAAAGAAACTGAAAAGGCAGCACAAGTTCCTTTTATATATAG CCAATGGAATTCCAAGGACCTGGAGTATGGTTTATATTCGTGGGAAGAAGATTTATGATGTGGAAAACTATAGAGGCAG GTTCACAACAGatgaagtaaaagaaatgaCCAAGCTACACACCATGCATGGCAACAATTGGGCAAAAATTGGTGAATTGATTGGCCGAAGCAAGTACTCGGTGCAGAAACGCTTTTTTCAGATTG CAAAAAACAATGGTTCATGGTCCCAGGAGGAAATGAATAGGCTTCTGATCGCTGTACAAGATCACCTGAAGAGACAAACAAACAGCAGCTCGCAGGAAGGCACCATCTCGAGACAGAAGCTTTACACAAAACTGCCTTGGTATCGGATCGCTCAGGACGTGGACACTCGGAGTTGGAGCCAGTGCAGGGAGAAatg GATGAATTATCTTCAAAAAAAGCTGTCAGTTAACGACGGACTGACCACTAGGGATGATGATAAATTTTTACAGGGGAAAATTGATCTGATTAAAGG CCTATATTCACTGGAAATTGAAGATGCTGCAGATATCCCATGGCAtgaatttgtacatttatttgg GGGAACCCATCCGGATTATGTACAACTCCGTTTCCACACACTCAAAACCTCTCACGTGCCATATTGGCAGACAAGCAGCTTCAGTG AGGTCATTGATTTTCTGTACAACAACACGCTGCCCAAGTTTGAACAAGAGATAAAAGGGATATTGCCAGATTCTGAAGTGGAGAAGTTGCAAGTGAAAACTGTTTACAGTCTCAGTGAGATATTTGATACACTTTGA
- the gsnb gene encoding gelsolin b produces the protein MACKPKFENIGKKPGLQVWRIEKMGLAAVPENLQGSFYTGDAYIVMNTIQQRSGNLQYDLHFWQGEDCSQDESGAAAIFAVQIDDYLGGTPIQYREVQGHESTTFVGYFKSGLKYMKGGVASGLRHVVANGSEVRRLLHVRGRRIIRAAEVHVCWESFNHGDCFILDLGSELYQWYGSNSNDFERLKATNVAKGIRDNERCGRAKLHICEDGSEPVKMLEILGPKPDLPDTSSEDEKTDVSNRKMAKLYKVSDASGDMSVDLVAGENPFPQSTLESTDCFILDHGANGRIFVWKGKEASKEERSASMKAAEEFIRKMGYPTHTHVQILPENGETPLFKQFFKMWHDVDQTKGMGTAYVPNRIAKIKKVPFDASSLHNSMAMAAQHGMVDDGNGEKQIWRIEGSNKVPVDPSTYGQFYGGDSYIIHYNYQHGGRRGQIIYIWQGENSCQDEKGTSAILAAQLDDQLGGVAVQVRVIQGKEPAHMMSLFGGQPMVVYKGGTSRKSGETQCAETRLFQVRSNSAGYTRAVEVDAVASSLNSNDAFVLVLPAGSVLWAGQGTSDTEKHGAQQLVAILGIEIREVAEGEEGDDFWEVLGGKKDYQTSARLKNKMDVHPPRLFACSNKTGQFNIEEVPGEMTQDDLAPDDVMILDAWDQVFVWIGNQANEEEKNEALTSASCYIETDPANRDPRTPIIIIKQGFEPPTFTGWFLGWDV, from the exons ATGGCTTGCAAACCCAAATTTGAAAATATTGGTAAGAAGCCTGGCCTTCAGGTTTGGAGAATTGAGAAAATGGGCCTGGCTGCAGTGCCAGAGAATCTGCAAGGCAGTTTTTACACAGGAGATGCATACATTGTCATGAACACCATTCAACAACGTTCAGGCAATCTACAGTATGATCTGCACTTTTGGCAGG GTGAAGACTGCTCACAGGATGAAAGTGGTGCCGCGGCTATTTTTGCAGTCCAAATTGATGATTACCTTGGTGGGACACCCATTCAGTACCGTGAGGTTCAGGGCCATGAGTCGACAACGTTTGTTGGTTATTTCAAATCCGGACTTAAGTACATG AAAGGAGGTGTAGCTTCTGGACTGAGGCACGTGGTTGCGAATGGGTCAGAGGTGCGGCGACTACTGCATGTCAGAGGTCGGCGCATCATCAGGGCAGCTGAGGTCCATGTTTGTTGGGAGAGTTTTAACCATGGAGACTGTTTCATCTTGGACCTGGGTTCT GAGTTATACCAGTGGTACGGATCCAACAGCAATGATTTTGAGAGGCTAAAAGCCACAAATGTGGCCAAAGGCATCCGTGACAATGAGCGGTGTGGACGGGCTAAGTTGCACATTTGTGAAGATGGGTCGGAGCCTGTGAAGATGCTGGAG ATCCTTGGACCAAAGCCTGACTTACCAGACACTTCTTCTGAAGATGAAAAAACAGATGTATCTAACAGGAAGATGGCAAAACTGTACAAG GTCTCTGATGCTAGTGGGGACATGTCCGTTGACCTTGTTGCTGGAGAGAACCCTTTCCCTCAAAGCACGCTGGAGTCTACTGACTGCTTTATTCTAGATCACGGAGCCAATGGCAGGATTTTTGTCTGGAAGG GTAAGGAAGCCAGCAAGGAGGAGCGGAGTGCAAGTATGAAGGCCGCTGAAGAGTTCATAAGAAAGATGGGctacccaacacacacccatGTCCAGATCCTTCCAGAAAACGGAGAGACGCCTCTTTTCAAACAGTTCTTTAAGATGTGGCACGATGTTGACCAGACAAAGGGCATGGGGACTGCTTATGTGCCCAACAGAATAGCCAAGATTAAGAAAGTCCCATTTGATGCCTCTTCTCTGCACAACTCCATGGCCATGGCAGCCCAGCATGGGATGGTGGATGATGGAAATGGAGAGAAACAG ATCTGGCGCATTGAGGGATCGAACAAGGTACCTGTAGACCCTTCAACCTACGGCCAGTTCTATGGTGGGGACAGTTACATAATCCACTACAACTATCAGCATGGAGGCCGTCGGGGACAAATCATCTACATATG GCAGGGGGAGAATTCATGTCAGGATGAAAAGGGAACATCTGCCATCTTGGCTGCCCAGCTAGATGACCAGTTGGGAGGAGTGGCAGTACAA GTGAGGGTGATTCAGGGGAAGGAGCCTGCACATATGATGAGCCTTTTTGGAGGGCAGCCCATGGTTGTGTACAAGGGTGGCACCTCCAGGAAAAGTGGTGAGACCCAGTGTGCAGAGACACGCCTTTTCCAAGTGCGATCCAACTCTGCTGGGTACACACGTGCTGTTGAG GTGGATGCTGTGGCATCCAGTCTCAACTCCAACGATGCTTTTGTCCTTGTGCTGCCTGCGGGCTCTGTTTTGTGGGCAGGTCAGGGCACCAGTGATACAGAGAAGCACGGTGCGCAGCAGCTCGTAGCCATTTTAGGGATAGAGATTAGAGAGGTTGCAGAGGGGGAAGAGGGAG ATGATTTCTGGGAAGTCCTTGGCGGCAAGAAGGATTATCAAACGTCTGCCAGACTGAAGAACAAAATGGATGTGCACCCGCCTCGTCTCTTTGCCTGCTCCAACAAAACCGGACAGTTCAAC ATCGAAGAGGTGCCTGGTGAGATGACTCAAGACGACCTGGCCCCAGATGATGTTATGATCCTGGACGCATGGGATCAG GTATTCGTTTGGATTGGAAACCAAGCAAATGAGGAAGAGAAAAATGAAGCCTTGACTTCTg CTTCCTGTTACATTGAGACGGATCCTGCCAATCGGGATCCTAGGACACCAATCATCATCATTAAGCAAGGATTCGAACCTCCCACTTTCACCGGATGGTTCCTGGGTTGGGATGTTTGA
- the rab14 gene encoding ras-related protein Rab-14: MTTAPYNYSYIFKYIIIGDMGVGKSCLLHQFTEKKFMADCPHTIGVEFGTRIIEVSGQKVKLQIWDTAGQERFRAVTRSYYRGAAGALMVYDITRRSTYNHLSSWLTDARNLTNPNTVIILIGNKADLEAQRDVTYEEAKQFAEENGLLFLEASAKTGENVEDAFLEAAKKIYQNIQDGSLDLNAAESGVQHKPSAPHGGRLTSEPQPQKEGCSC; this comes from the exons ATGACGACAGCTCCGTACAACTATTCATACATTTTCAAGTATATTATTATTG GGGATATGGGAGTTGGTAAATCATGTTTGCTTCACCAGTTCACGGAAAAGAAAT TCATGGCGGACTGCCCTCACACGATCGGTGTAGAGTTTGGCACAAGGATAATTGAAGTTAGTGGGCAGAAAGTAAAGCTGCAGATATGGGACACTGCCGGCCAGGAGCGCTTCAGAGCCGTCACACGCAGCTACTACAGAGGAGCCGCCGGGGCACTTATGGTCTATGACATCACCAG GAGAAGCACTTATAACCACCTTAGCAGCTGGTTGACTGATGCAAGGAACCTCACCAACCCTAACACT gTTATTATACTCATTGGGAACAAGGCAGATCTGGAGGCCCAGCGGGATGTGACTTACGAGGAAGCGAAGCAGTTTGCTGAGGAGAATG GTCTGTTGTTTTTAGAGGCAAGTGCAAAAAC GGGTGAGAATGTGGAAGATGCTTTCCTAGAGGCAGCTAAGAAGATCTACCAAAACATTCAGGATGGGAGTCTGGACCTGAATGCCGCCGAATCGGGCGTTCAGCACAAGCCGTCTGCTCCGCACGGCGGCCGCCTGACCAGCGAGCCGCAGCCGCAGAAAGAAGGCTGTAGCTGTTAA